The Aedes aegypti strain LVP_AGWG chromosome 3, AaegL5.0 Primary Assembly, whole genome shotgun sequence genome contains a region encoding:
- the LOC110679262 gene encoding uncharacterized protein LOC110679262 yields MKRHGNPEPALMAPVQSFPNTGYGSRANFRGGFYHRGGYRGGEATGPRQSYRDRAWKAPPNRGRFQSWPNKGGSSRPRSSSEENCWRCGGVYHSPNNCNVKDKICDRCGQMGHIKRVCFGNFKRTGGEVLDVPPKKIAVIEDCGKCEEEPKVENSVIKSNLLHSACAVQSFAIEEKMTIHDNLTYQPNIDNKAFDAGGSNKAAINHVKMPTNTQTTVERSLSYTSDGKDLRKHIDCVDRLGLEEKTIDNTQGVSIN; encoded by the exons ATGAAAAGGCATGGAAATCCAGAACCAGCACTCATGGCGCCTGTGCAATCGTTTCCCAACACTGGTTATGGTTCACGAGCAAACTTCAGGGGAGGTTTTTATCACCGTGGAGGATACCGTGGTGGAGAGGCTACCGGACCAAGACAATCTTACCGAGATCGAGCTTGGAAAGCTCCACCGAACAGAGGACGTTTTCAATCTTGGCCGAACAAAGGTGGAAGTTCACGGCCAAGAAGTTCATCGGAAGAAAACTGTTGGCGTTGTGGAGGAGTTTACCATTCGCCCAACAATTGCAATGTTAAGGACAAGATATGCGACAGATGCGGACAGATGGGACACATCAAACGGGTGTGCTTTGGCAATTTCAAGCGTACCGGAGGAGAGGTTTTGGACGTACCACCGAAAAAGATTGCCGTGATTGAGGATTGCGGAAAATGCGAGGAAGAACCGAAAGTCGAAAACTCG GTAATAAAATCGAATTTGCTACACTCGGCATGTGCTGTCCAATCGTTTGCGATAGAAGAGAAAATGACGATTCACGATAATCTAACCTACCAACCAAACATCGACAACAAAGCTTTTGATGCTGGTGGGTCCAACAAGGCTGCAATTAATCACGTT AAAATGCCAACTAATACGCAAACCACCGTAGAACGTAGCTTGTCATATACGAGTGATGGAAAAGATCTTAGAAAACACATTGATTGTGTTGATCGGttgggccttgaagagaaaactattgataacaCTCAGGGTGTAAGTATAAACTGA